Part of the Natronomonas pharaonis DSM 2160 genome is shown below.
TTTCAAAACACCATATTCGTCAGGATGAAATAGGCCAGAAAGCCGAGCACAATCACGAGCACGGCGATTTGTGCTGCGGGCGGGAGCTCTTGGATGTTCGTGGGTGATATATGCGTGGGGGGAGACTAAGAATCGGAGCTACAAGAGCTCCTCTTGGGAAACAAAACCGTCGTCGTCTTTATCATCGTCTTCGGCGTCTTGTGCCGCATCCTCGGTGAGCCGATCTAGAATTTCCTGACGTTCCTGTTCGCTGTAGCTCCGCTTGGTCTTACGTAGCTTCGTTCCGGGCATTCCGGGGATTTCCTTTTTTTCTGGTTCGTATTTCATATTCTGTCTCTCCAGTTGATCGGCTCGGTCTCTATCGTGTGCTCGCGTATGTTTTCTTGCTTGAGCGAAATAGATTCTTCCCTTTCCATCAGATCACTTCGGTTCTGGGTGTTCATGTTCTATAGCAGATACTTGCTGCGTAGTTAGCAACCGATCCGCGCCGAGGAAGACGACTGGGTTGTCGGTTCCGTGGTTCGTTATGGCAGCTACGCCGACGGTCATAGTTGGTGGACCAACCCAATTGATAAAAAACCGATGTTGGAATCGGGACAGATGTGTTACAGACCTTCATTTCGTCTGTTTCGTGTGGTGCGGGTGCGGTAGTTTTTCTGCGAAGGCCGGAGGCCTGAGCAGTCTTTGTGCTCTTAAGCACACCCCCGTAGGCCCTCCCGCCCACGAGCCGCAAAATATCCGCCGTCGACGTTCGGCGGAGCGGCTCTCGAAGGCGGTCGCGGCGCCACGATCACGGCGGACTCCCGGCTGGCGCGCGGTATCTCTTATAAAAAGACGAAGCGAAGAACAGTGTTGCCACTCGGAAGGGCCGCGTCAGTGGAGGGCGTCGACCTCGAGCTTCCCGAGCAGCTTCGTGCGGCCGCCCTGATTTACGCCAACCCACTCGCCGATATCGACCTTCTCTCCGTCGCGGTCGTAGTACGAGACCTCTGCCGATGCGAACTGAGCAACGTCGACGCTCTGGGTCATATCAGCCGCCTCGTAGCCGGCTCGCAACACAGACAGCAACTCGCTCTCGGTGAGGTTCCCTCCGACAATCGCGACGCGGAGCTGGTCGCTCCACCGGTCCGACGACTCGGCGATCTTCACTCCCCAGCGCCGGGCCCACTGACCGAGCGCGCTGTCCTCGTCGATCTCGTTCCTCCCGGAGGCCAACAAATCAAGGCCTTTGTTGACTCGGTCGAGGCGCTGCTCAACGCCGGCGAGGAGGTCCTGGACGCGGTCGCGAACGACCTCGTCGGCCAGTTGGATACTATCGAGACGCGAAAACAGCGTCTCGAACTTCCGGACCGTTCGTGATGCCGTCGACGACGACACGCCGGCTTCTTCAGCGAGGTCCTGGAGGCGCTCGAATGCGCCTTTCTCAGCCGCCGCTCCGAGCACGTCCTTCTCGGCGTCGGTCGGCGGCTCATCAAGAAGCTCGTTCGTCACCACGTCGCGCTCCGCATCGGCGACCTCGTCGATAGGGTCCGGAACGAGTGTCAGGTCCGAAGCGACATCTGGCTCGAGGCGGGCATCGGCATCGAAATGATCGTCAGAAACGAAAGCATCGTGGCCGGGGGTTCGCGGGAGCTCCGCCCAATCGAGAACGTTCATCAGTAGACTCTGTAGACGCTTCGATAGCAGTTTCCAGCCGACGTCCGGGGAACCGTCACCAGCGTCCTCTGCAAACCATGGGAGATGACCGCAGTAGGTGTACTCGCGGTTGTACTGGACCTCGATCTTCGGATGTTCGGTCGCAGTGTCGGAATCTGTGTCTTCTCCAGGGTGCTTCATCAGGTAGCTTTTGATGAGCTTCCCAACATCGTGCTCCTGATACAGATGGGATAGCTGTTCAGCATCGAGGGCGACGTGATGTCGGCGACCGAACGCCTCCCCGTTGTCCCATTTCAGCTCTCCACAGCCACTGCGCTGCCGTTCGAACTGTGACAGTCGGTCGAACAGCGCCATCTTCCCGATGACGAGTTCGTTGACGAGTTCGCGCTGACAACGGACGTAATACTCCAAGCCCATAATCCGACTCCACTCGTGGACAGCGTCAGCCTCGAAGTAATGGCTATTGACGCCGATGTTACTGGCGAGGCTCTGCAGGAGCTCCAGGACGATCTCGGGGTCGACGTTGCTTGCTTGGACCTGAACGCGGACGCCTTCCGGGAGCGTCTCCGGCATTGACCGGATGCGATTACCTGTCTCAGCGTGACAGGCTTCAGGAAGCGCCGGCCGGAACTGAAAGTTGACTCGCCGATTCCGCTTTTCATCGTCAGCATCGTAGATGGGAATCTGATATTCGAGATAGTTATCTCCTGAATCCTGTTCCCTGGTTGCGATGCTGCCGTCCCAGTAGCGGATTGTCGAGTTGTCGTAGTCGTCGACACTGTCGATACCGTGGTCGATCTTCCACGTCGTTCCGTCGCACTTGAACTCAGCTTCGAGATCCGGCTCGAAGGCGGAGACGATGGCGAAGTAGGGCCGCATCCCATCGACGTCTGGTTTTGTCTCAAACGGAGCAAACAGCAGATGAGCGTTTAGTCCGTGGACCTGCGGCTTGACCAGCTCCGGGCCGGCGTGCCCATGATCTTCCGACTCGTACGGGTCGATATCCTTCTCTTCCTGGTCGTCTTCGACTTCGAAGCGACCGCTCGGTTCGGCCTCGTCGAGCGCAGCGAACTCGTCTTCGACCGAGGTCACTGTCCATCACGCTCCTTAACAAAGCCGTCGTGGCCGTACTTGATCGCGCGCCGACGCTGTTCGAGCTTCCGGATGACGTGGTCTCGGTCGCGACATCTCTTCTCGACTTTGAACCAGTAGGCGAGTTCTTCAGGATCGTCGATGCCTTTGACGATGGACATCGCTGTGGCGAGCTCCGGCGTCTGCCCTGGTCCGGTATCGAGGCCGGATTCGGAGCGGGTGTGCAGCCACCGCGCCGGGTTGTAGCCGAGTTCGTCCTCAATCTGCGGAAACTCGGGAACATCTTTCGTCCCTGCATGTCCCCGCATCAGTCATCCCCCCGGCGAGGATGGAACCGGTCATCAACCTCGACCCACCTCCGGTCCGTCTTGATGTGGTCGACCCAGTCCTCCAGTGTCGCGTGGGCGGGGATGGTGCCGCTATCGACGAGCTCCAGGTCGGCGTCAACGACGATGATCGTCTCGGCTTCATCGTCGCGACGGCCAGGAACGATGTAGTGAGCGAGCCCGCGGTGGTCGACGCCGATGCGCTCGTAGCGAACCTTTCGCTCGAGCTCCGGCGGCGCGTCGTCAAGCTTTAAGAAGGAATCATCAGCGGCGAGGTGACGGACATCGAGTTGGTCAAGGATGTCCCAGTCGCCGCGGTCACAGTCAGCCCACAGTGCGAGATGGAAGTCACAGAACCGCTTGCCAGCGATAGTGCCGGGGTCGGGGACGCAGGCAACCGCGTCCTCGTCGCAGCACGGGTACTCGCAGTCGGCCTCGTGGTCGACGGGGCCGGGAGTCCGCGACAGCGACATCAGTCCATCCCTCCCTTCTCGGGGAAGCACTCGTCGTGCGTGCAGAGTGAAAAGCGGGCAAACGGAAGCAGCGACGGGATATGCGCTTCCCGCCAGTCGGCGTCGCGCCCACTTTCACCGCAGGCCGGCATCGGTTCGTCCGAATCAGGGCACTGGCGGTGAAGACAGCGGGAGTGTTGGCTCGATTTTCGGACGCCGGTTGTTGGGGTGTCGCGCTTCGATGTCTGCTCGGCGCGACTCATGTGCGGCACCCCCCATCGTCGAGTGCCGGGCAGCGCTGCTCAGGTTCGGTAATGTAGCAGCCACAGAAGCGGCAGATTTTCGGTTCGACGGGGCCGACCTCATCGGCACTTTGAGGCCGGCTCATGGCCGCTCACCGCCGTGGTGAGGCCCAGAAGTTACTTGTGTGTGTTTACTTGAGGTACCAAAAACCTTTAAAGTGGTATGGGTTCGGGCAGTATTGAACTGCCCGCGGGCGGTTTTGGACTTATTCGCGTTCTGATTCATTGTTGAGTGAAAGCTTCTCAAGCTGTGGTCGACGGCGATTCTCCATCTTCTCTCGGCGGGCTGCCTTGTCGTAGTGCTTCTCGATGGTCCGCAGCGAAGCGTTGACTCGCTCGGACGTGTCGTTCGGATCGAAGCCACGATCACGATGGAACGTGATCGCACCCGTCCGAACAGCGTGCGGGCTCCTCGAGGACGGACACTTGCTCGAAGCCGCTGAGGATGTCCAGTCGCAGAACTCTCGGCGCTTGTCGTGCGGGCACGGCTCGTCGGTATGCCAGCATGGCTGGGTCGCCTGGTAGACCCACGCCCGAACCGTGTTCGTCGACGGCCGGGCCTGCTGCGACCGCGTCGTGAACAGTGGCGCACGACCCTCCTCGTCGTGCTGCTCGATCCGGTGCTCCTCGATGTAACACTCAAGCGCCTCGGCGACCACCGGCAGAATCGCAACGTCCCGCTCGCCGTCCTGCTTGTTCTTGAGCGGTGTTCCCTGCCGCGGCCGATGCCGGAACTCAAGGACGTGAAACTCGCTATCGAAGTCCTCGAGGTCAAGCGCTCGAATGCCCCCGATTCGAGCACCAGTGTGCCAGATGACCTCCAGAATGGCGTGCCACTTCGAGCCGAAGAGGTCGTTCGACTTATCGCGAAAAAACAGCAGCAACTCCGTCGCATCCTCAGTCGAGAGCTTCTCATCGCGGGATTGCTCTTCCACGGTCGCGCGGGGGACGTGGACCGATTCGTGGAAGCCCTCGGGGAGCGCTCCGATGTCCTCACAGAACTTAACGAAG
Proteins encoded:
- a CDS encoding DUF7845 domain-containing protein; translated protein: MTSVEDEFAALDEAEPSGRFEVEDDQEEKDIDPYESEDHGHAGPELVKPQVHGLNAHLLFAPFETKPDVDGMRPYFAIVSAFEPDLEAEFKCDGTTWKIDHGIDSVDDYDNSTIRYWDGSIATREQDSGDNYLEYQIPIYDADDEKRNRRVNFQFRPALPEACHAETGNRIRSMPETLPEGVRVQVQASNVDPEIVLELLQSLASNIGVNSHYFEADAVHEWSRIMGLEYYVRCQRELVNELVIGKMALFDRLSQFERQRSGCGELKWDNGEAFGRRHHVALDAEQLSHLYQEHDVGKLIKSYLMKHPGEDTDSDTATEHPKIEVQYNREYTYCGHLPWFAEDAGDGSPDVGWKLLSKRLQSLLMNVLDWAELPRTPGHDAFVSDDHFDADARLEPDVASDLTLVPDPIDEVADAERDVVTNELLDEPPTDAEKDVLGAAAEKGAFERLQDLAEEAGVSSSTASRTVRKFETLFSRLDSIQLADEVVRDRVQDLLAGVEQRLDRVNKGLDLLASGRNEIDEDSALGQWARRWGVKIAESSDRWSDQLRVAIVGGNLTESELLSVLRAGYEAADMTQSVDVAQFASAEVSYYDRDGEKVDIGEWVGVNQGGRTKLLGKLEVDALH
- a CDS encoding tyrosine-type recombinase/integrase, with product MTRRSDPEALSVSDAVKRFVRRMRRDKAESTVRTYRLDLRQFVQWCDAEGIEQVSELEKIDFELYQDDRAAEIEPTSLENQMGLLKRFVKFCEDIGALPEGFHESVHVPRATVEEQSRDEKLSTEDATELLLFFRDKSNDLFGSKWHAILEVIWHTGARIGGIRALDLEDFDSEFHVLEFRHRPRQGTPLKNKQDGERDVAILPVVAEALECYIEEHRIEQHDEEGRAPLFTTRSQQARPSTNTVRAWVYQATQPCWHTDEPCPHDKRREFCDWTSSAASSKCPSSRSPHAVRTGAITFHRDRGFDPNDTSERVNASLRTIEKHYDKAARREKMENRRRPQLEKLSLNNESERE